From a single Nitrospira sp. genomic region:
- the uvrB gene encoding excinuclease ABC subunit UvrB translates to MPPFKLEAPFKPCGDQPAAIETLSTGVLAGKKHQVLLGVTGSGKTFTMANLIERVQKPTLVLVHNKTLAGQLYQEFKQFFPHNAVEYFVSYYDYYQPEAYIPQSDTYIAKDASINDAIDQMRHSATTELLQRNDVLIVSSVSCIYGLGSPEVYHDMLIYLEEGTETRREKILSKLVEIQYERNDVDFHRGTFRARGDVIEIFPASSDAKSVRIELFGDVVDAIHEIDPLTGKSLGKLPKVAIYPNTHYLIAPDRYERAITGIEEELDARVMELQKAGRLVEAQRIQQRTKFDLEMIRAMGYCHGIENYSRHLSGRMPGEPPPTLLDYFPKGFLLIVDESHATVPQVGGMYEGDYSRKRTLVEYGFRLPSAVDNRPLKFAEFEQCLNQVVYVSATPGTFELKHAGPDVIEQIVRPTGLMDPPIEVVPAKGQVDHLLGQVRLEVAKGGRVLVTTLTKRMAEDLTEYFHDLRVKVRYLHSDIKTLERAEIVRDLRCGIFDVLVGINLLREGLDIPEVSLVAILDADKEGYLRSYRALIQTAGRAARNLDGRVIFYGDFVTASMKQAIEETSRRRGIQAEYNRVHGITPVGIKKSIPPLEYAVGDMDEVQLELAAESTVPYGVVESIDQRIERLETEMKAAAKELAFERAAELRNQIRALRLQALNANS, encoded by the coding sequence GTGCCGCCGTTTAAGCTTGAAGCTCCGTTCAAACCCTGCGGGGATCAGCCTGCTGCCATCGAGACACTCTCGACCGGAGTCTTGGCTGGGAAAAAGCATCAGGTCTTGCTGGGCGTGACCGGATCAGGCAAGACCTTCACGATGGCGAATCTGATCGAACGCGTCCAAAAACCGACGCTGGTGCTCGTGCACAATAAGACGCTCGCCGGGCAGCTCTACCAAGAATTCAAGCAGTTCTTCCCGCATAACGCGGTCGAATATTTCGTTAGTTATTACGATTACTATCAGCCGGAAGCGTACATTCCTCAGAGCGATACCTATATTGCCAAAGATGCGTCGATCAATGATGCCATCGATCAGATGCGCCATTCCGCCACGACCGAACTATTGCAGCGGAACGATGTTCTGATTGTGTCCTCCGTGTCCTGCATTTACGGCCTTGGGTCTCCGGAGGTCTACCACGACATGCTCATTTATCTGGAGGAGGGGACGGAGACGAGGCGGGAAAAGATCTTGTCGAAGTTAGTGGAGATCCAGTACGAGCGGAACGATGTGGACTTTCATCGCGGTACGTTCCGAGCGCGCGGCGATGTGATCGAGATTTTCCCTGCGTCGTCCGACGCGAAGTCGGTGCGCATCGAGTTGTTCGGCGATGTCGTCGATGCCATCCATGAAATCGATCCGCTCACGGGGAAATCGTTGGGCAAGTTACCAAAGGTGGCTATCTATCCGAATACCCACTACCTCATTGCGCCCGACCGGTATGAGCGGGCGATTACCGGCATCGAGGAGGAACTCGATGCGCGTGTGATGGAACTCCAGAAAGCCGGACGACTGGTGGAGGCCCAACGAATCCAGCAGCGCACGAAGTTCGATCTCGAAATGATTCGGGCGATGGGCTATTGCCATGGCATCGAAAACTACTCACGCCATCTCAGTGGCCGCATGCCGGGTGAGCCGCCGCCTACGTTGCTCGACTATTTCCCAAAGGGCTTTCTATTGATCGTCGACGAGTCGCACGCGACCGTTCCCCAGGTCGGGGGCATGTATGAAGGCGATTATTCCAGAAAGCGGACGTTGGTGGAGTATGGATTCAGGTTGCCGTCGGCGGTGGACAACCGTCCCCTGAAGTTTGCCGAATTCGAACAGTGTCTCAATCAGGTGGTGTATGTGTCCGCCACTCCAGGCACGTTTGAACTCAAGCATGCCGGTCCTGATGTGATCGAACAGATCGTACGGCCGACGGGTCTCATGGATCCGCCGATCGAGGTGGTGCCGGCCAAGGGACAAGTCGATCATTTGCTTGGTCAGGTTCGGTTGGAAGTTGCCAAGGGTGGCAGGGTGCTGGTCACGACGCTCACGAAACGGATGGCCGAAGATTTGACGGAGTACTTTCACGATCTCAGAGTCAAAGTCCGCTATTTGCATTCGGATATCAAGACGCTCGAACGGGCCGAGATCGTCCGCGATCTTCGGTGTGGGATCTTCGATGTCCTGGTTGGGATCAATTTGCTGCGGGAAGGGCTCGATATCCCCGAGGTCAGTCTGGTTGCCATTCTAGATGCGGACAAGGAAGGGTATCTCCGTTCCTATCGTGCCTTGATCCAAACAGCAGGTCGGGCGGCACGCAACCTCGACGGACGAGTGATTTTTTACGGCGATTTTGTGACGGCTTCGATGAAGCAGGCGATTGAGGAAACGAGCCGACGCCGGGGCATCCAGGCGGAGTATAACCGAGTGCATGGCATTACCCCTGTTGGAATTAAGAAGAGCATTCCTCCCCTCGAGTATGCCGTCGGTGACATGGATGAAGTCCAACTGGAGCTTGCGGCGGAATCGACGGTTCCGTATGGA